A portion of the Rhodanobacter sp. AS-Z3 genome contains these proteins:
- a CDS encoding DUF885 domain-containing protein has product MRPLRVLTLSAVIASVLLAGCSPGTPPPAAPPPTATVNKPAATPDKSAALTTAINAFVDGAFQHNPVFAANAGKHEFDGKLSDYSPAGLKGTADWLHAQRTTFAAFTDDQLDANARFQRDYALAVIDGQLFWLEDSGAPYSNPSWYSGDLSPSMYLTRPYAPLAERMAAFVTYEEALPKALEQIKANMKLPLPASYIDVGFNSFAGFASFFKTDVPGIFAEVKDAALQARFKASNAAAIKASQDLADWLKEQRPHATQDFALGAEKFSKMLYATERVDLPLDQLKAIGESDLARNLASLKSACDQFAAGKSLTDCVARESADKPTGGAVEGARKQLASLRQFIVDKDLVTIPGTEQAKAEEAPPFNRWNFAYIEIPGPYEKNLPSVFYIAPPDPTWSKADQAAYVPGKAALLFVSAHEVWPGHFLQFLHANRAESKFGQLFVGYAFAEGWAHYTEEMMYDAGVDGGTPETHIGQLTNALLRDVRFISAIGLHTGGMTIAQSEQMFRDKAFQDPGNARQQAARGTYDPAYLNYTMGKLIIMQLRQDWIAAHPGPNALKAFHDQFLSYGGPPIPLVRQQMLGGKMEAKLWTVADKPGESAH; this is encoded by the coding sequence ATGCGTCCGTTGCGCGTCCTTACCTTGTCCGCCGTGATTGCCTCCGTCCTGCTTGCCGGCTGCTCGCCCGGCACGCCTCCTCCAGCCGCCCCGCCGCCCACCGCTACAGTAAACAAACCGGCGGCAACACCCGACAAGAGTGCTGCGCTGACCACCGCCATCAACGCTTTCGTCGACGGCGCGTTCCAGCACAATCCGGTGTTCGCCGCCAACGCCGGCAAGCACGAGTTCGACGGCAAGCTGTCCGATTACAGCCCTGCCGGTTTGAAGGGTACGGCCGACTGGCTGCACGCGCAGCGCACCACGTTCGCCGCCTTCACCGACGACCAGCTGGATGCCAACGCGCGCTTCCAGCGCGACTACGCACTGGCCGTCATCGACGGGCAGCTGTTCTGGCTGGAGGATTCCGGCGCGCCTTACAGCAACCCCAGCTGGTACAGCGGCGACCTGTCGCCAAGCATGTATCTGACCCGACCCTATGCACCGCTGGCCGAACGCATGGCCGCCTTCGTCACCTACGAAGAAGCGCTGCCGAAAGCACTCGAGCAGATCAAGGCCAACATGAAGTTGCCCTTGCCGGCGTCGTACATCGACGTTGGCTTCAACTCGTTCGCCGGCTTTGCCAGCTTCTTCAAGACCGACGTGCCCGGCATCTTCGCCGAGGTCAAGGACGCCGCCCTGCAGGCACGCTTCAAGGCCAGCAATGCCGCCGCCATCAAGGCCTCGCAAGATCTGGCCGACTGGTTGAAAGAGCAGCGGCCGCACGCCACCCAGGACTTCGCGCTGGGCGCCGAAAAATTCTCGAAGATGCTCTACGCCACCGAACGCGTCGACCTGCCGCTGGATCAGCTCAAGGCCATCGGTGAATCCGATCTCGCGCGCAACCTCGCTTCGCTCAAGAGCGCCTGCGATCAGTTTGCTGCTGGCAAGTCGCTCACCGATTGCGTGGCCAGGGAGAGCGCCGACAAACCGACCGGCGGCGCCGTCGAAGGCGCACGCAAACAGCTTGCCAGCCTGCGCCAGTTCATCGTCGACAAAGACCTGGTCACCATCCCCGGCACCGAGCAGGCCAAGGCCGAGGAAGCACCGCCGTTCAACCGCTGGAACTTCGCCTATATCGAAATACCCGGCCCGTACGAAAAGAACCTGCCATCGGTGTTCTACATTGCGCCGCCAGACCCGACCTGGAGCAAGGCCGATCAGGCTGCTTACGTGCCCGGCAAGGCGGCGCTGCTGTTTGTATCCGCCCATGAAGTGTGGCCCGGCCACTTCCTGCAATTCCTGCACGCCAATCGTGCCGAATCGAAATTCGGCCAGCTGTTTGTCGGCTACGCGTTCGCCGAAGGCTGGGCCCACTACACCGAGGAAATGATGTACGACGCCGGCGTCGATGGCGGCACGCCGGAAACCCACATCGGCCAGCTCACCAACGCCCTGCTCCGCGACGTGCGCTTCATTTCCGCCATCGGCCTGCACACCGGCGGCATGACCATCGCCCAGTCCGAACAGATGTTTCGTGACAAGGCCTTCCAGGACCCGGGCAATGCGCGCCAACAAGCCGCCCGCGGCACCTACGACCCGGCCTACCTCAACTACACCATGGGCAAGCTGATCATCATGCAGCTGCGCCAGGACTGGATCGCCGCGCATCCGGGACCGAACGCGCTGAAGGCATTCCATGACCAGTTCTTGAGCTATGGCGGTCCGCCGATTCCGTTGGTGCGGCAGCAGATGCTGGGCGGAAAAATGGAGGCGAAGTTGTGGACGGTCGCCGACAAGCCGGGCGAATCGGCTCATTGA
- a CDS encoding helix-turn-helix transcriptional regulator has translation MATTKKAGQAPKSLYRPENQVFLSTLRSLREQRTGLNQTDFAVVLGRSQTYVSSAERGAVRLDGLQLRDWCRACGVTLVEWATEIERQLGPVKRAVKKGATPK, from the coding sequence ATGGCGACAACGAAGAAGGCGGGGCAGGCACCAAAGTCCCTGTATCGACCCGAGAACCAAGTTTTTCTCAGCACATTGAGATCGCTGCGGGAGCAGCGCACGGGGCTCAATCAAACCGATTTCGCGGTCGTGCTTGGTCGGTCGCAGACTTACGTCAGTTCAGCGGAGCGGGGCGCCGTCCGGCTCGATGGCTTGCAGCTAAGGGACTGGTGCCGGGCCTGTGGCGTGACGCTGGTGGAGTGGGCCACTGAGATCGAGCGGCAGTTGGGCCCGGTGAAACGAGCGGTGAAGAAGGGCGCCACACCGAAGTAA
- a CDS encoding IS5 family transposase: MKQRSFASLSFEVKKKPTRRERFLGEMDKVVPWADLLALIEPSYPTSGRRGRPPMAASTMLRIHFMQQWYALSDPAMEDALYEIESMRRFAGLELNEDAIPDESTILKFRRFLEQHGLAVKIFEAVNAHLSGQGLLLRQGTIVDATIIQAPSSTKNADKQRDPDMRQTKKGQQWYFGMKAHIGVDVESGLVHTVTTTPANVGDVTEVDKLLHGQEKTVHADAGYQGAEKRAPKRGRTWHIAAKRGSVKAMPEGELKDAVKHTEHMKAAVRAKVEHPFRVVKRQFGYQKVRFKGLLKNTAQILTLFALSNLWMVRRTLLASAGEVRL; this comes from the coding sequence ATGAAGCAGCGTTCGTTCGCCTCGTTGAGTTTTGAAGTCAAGAAGAAGCCGACACGTCGTGAGCGGTTTCTGGGTGAGATGGACAAAGTCGTGCCGTGGGCCGACCTGCTGGCGCTGATCGAACCGAGCTATCCGACCTCCGGTCGTCGCGGTCGCCCGCCGATGGCGGCATCGACGATGCTGCGGATCCACTTCATGCAGCAGTGGTACGCACTGAGCGATCCAGCGATGGAAGATGCGTTGTACGAGATCGAGTCCATGCGCCGGTTTGCCGGGCTGGAGCTGAACGAGGACGCGATTCCGGACGAGTCGACGATCCTGAAGTTCCGTCGCTTCCTGGAGCAGCACGGCCTGGCGGTGAAGATCTTCGAAGCGGTCAATGCGCACCTGAGCGGCCAGGGCCTGTTGCTACGCCAGGGCACGATCGTGGATGCCACGATCATTCAGGCGCCGTCCTCGACCAAGAATGCGGACAAACAGCGTGACCCGGACATGCGCCAGACGAAGAAGGGCCAGCAGTGGTACTTCGGCATGAAAGCGCACATCGGGGTGGACGTGGAATCGGGGCTGGTGCACACGGTAACCACGACACCTGCCAACGTGGGCGACGTGACGGAAGTGGACAAGTTGCTGCACGGCCAAGAGAAGACGGTGCATGCCGATGCCGGCTACCAAGGCGCCGAGAAACGGGCACCCAAGCGCGGCCGCACGTGGCATATCGCGGCCAAACGCGGCAGCGTGAAGGCGATGCCCGAGGGCGAGTTGAAGGATGCGGTCAAGCACACCGAGCACATGAAGGCCGCGGTTCGAGCCAAGGTGGAGCATCCGTTCCGGGTGGTGAAGCGGCAGTTCGGCTATCAGAAGGTGCGCTTCAAGGGCTTGCTCAAGAACACCGCTCAGATACTCACGCTGTTCGCGCTATCGAATCTGTGGATGGTGCGACGAACGTTGCTAGCGTCCGCAGGGGAGGTGCGCCTGTGA
- a CDS encoding DUF6119 family protein, whose amino-acid sequence MATFTIYLLRESVTTAEDAVVTGAKPYVIADGPSDYGKLFVKPTHPKPPKWADLFENFVDKNLLGRVQSSAAAFIVPVDGRLFALTFGQGRFLLHPDAYEERFGLVVTLNSIGSDALRSIDKRTFIDDQNSRVQTSQASSALNFGVDIERDLIRGIVGRPLNSKLGRRLAGADALTVTTDAEVPDLRRLLRRYLTKFESRDYQENFPWVDQVCQLNPKGQKATELDAMLVEKLKEAWGKNGLVEGCWLAVPDIVNWELVDGFKFTHSAGEGVSNDLHLPGLVQAYSKEEPTLQFLRKRYAMPVDEEEHVLDRWPIYRCIHCEIDDGSKSFILSAGRWFEVDRDFVSDVDLAFRSIPRYTKPLPIYDHTDEDDYNKSAVLGSRGQWCLMDKKMLPVGGVYDKVEFCDIYGNRELIHVKHYGSSSVLGHLFNQGLVSGELLKSHASYVELAKDALIYSPSAAS is encoded by the coding sequence ATGGCGACGTTCACGATCTACTTGTTGCGCGAAAGCGTGACGACCGCAGAGGATGCCGTTGTCACAGGGGCCAAGCCGTATGTGATCGCTGATGGACCTTCCGACTATGGGAAGTTGTTCGTCAAGCCCACGCACCCGAAGCCTCCCAAATGGGCCGACCTCTTTGAGAACTTCGTCGACAAGAACTTGCTTGGCCGCGTGCAGTCATCCGCCGCCGCGTTCATTGTTCCCGTTGATGGTCGCCTGTTCGCATTGACGTTTGGACAAGGGCGGTTTCTCCTTCATCCGGATGCGTATGAGGAACGGTTCGGCTTGGTGGTGACTTTGAATTCCATTGGCTCCGATGCCCTTCGTAGCATCGACAAGCGAACGTTTATTGACGACCAAAACAGCCGAGTTCAAACCAGCCAAGCCTCATCCGCACTGAACTTCGGCGTGGACATCGAACGCGATCTCATCCGAGGGATTGTGGGTCGTCCACTGAACTCGAAACTCGGACGTCGCTTGGCTGGCGCGGATGCGTTGACTGTCACTACCGATGCTGAGGTTCCCGATCTCCGCCGGCTGTTGCGGCGCTACCTGACAAAGTTCGAGTCAAGGGACTACCAGGAGAACTTCCCATGGGTGGATCAGGTCTGCCAGCTAAATCCCAAAGGGCAGAAGGCCACCGAGTTGGATGCGATGCTTGTCGAGAAGCTCAAGGAAGCTTGGGGCAAGAATGGCTTGGTTGAGGGTTGCTGGCTTGCGGTCCCAGACATCGTCAACTGGGAATTGGTGGACGGCTTTAAGTTCACGCATTCCGCAGGCGAGGGCGTTTCCAACGACTTGCACCTTCCCGGCCTAGTGCAGGCGTATTCGAAAGAAGAGCCAACTCTGCAATTTCTACGGAAACGCTACGCGATGCCGGTGGATGAGGAGGAGCACGTTCTCGACCGGTGGCCCATTTATCGCTGCATTCATTGCGAAATTGATGATGGCAGCAAGTCGTTTATTCTTTCTGCCGGTCGCTGGTTCGAAGTCGATAGGGACTTTGTGAGCGACGTCGACCTCGCGTTCAGGAGCATTCCACGATACACCAAGCCTTTGCCTATCTATGACCATACCGATGAGGACGACTACAACAAGTCAGCAGTGCTAGGCAGCCGGGGGCAGTGGTGCTTGATGGACAAAAAAATGCTTCCTGTCGGGGGCGTCTACGACAAAGTTGAGTTTTGCGATATTTACGGTAACCGCGAGCTGATCCACGTCAAGCACTACGGTAGTTCCAGTGTCCTTGGGCACCTGTTCAATCAAGGCTTGGTCTCAGGAGAGTTGTTGAAATCCCACGCCAGCTATGTGGAATTGGCTAAGGATGCTCTGATTTATTCCCCGTCTGCGGCATCATAG
- a CDS encoding patatin-like phospholipase family protein produces the protein MEVSIAYQGGGARLIELMAAALACRRIEDTKKIKVVRSSGASAGAIAAAMYATGCDLEKVVRHIKDLKGEVELKFPPGRLRQVPAFLRLARGKPVYDEQDVRAVLLKMFAFGGVDASRPVRELIKGDSQLRILRSDIHIHATSNVTEKSEAALVDALVDSAAIPFVFRTPKTTQHPELLDGGLFQNLPGRVAADDLAPDQVVLAFSFEKVISKNIGKQSLLDYGKAIVSSLIDERVEDAVFGIKESNVIRLAHRRETLDFSSIFSEDAVDTFADEVVDIEGRIKQWLRSQFGSNGPDWHSSHPQDVAAVAAAMRRQVMSFFDVVKVKAYHADHVKHEITYERLNSEEPDTCKLEIQLNGNRNTGLQFFQFNYYGDSDASCLRHVDVKVFDGGGKPRNVMLLPFRIEGKRAIAALVCLDRPLAAIDTIKIVKVEQIYRGLARYERDGLVWQTLSLAEGRTADELHIVTHFRKADFPLHYGDAMRDRSRDAPVFEETTGNQLPTTTIVVDEKPGWKTLSSTVDLSGLTASRNFASVIYYKD, from the coding sequence ATGGAAGTATCCATCGCATACCAAGGGGGCGGAGCGCGACTCATTGAACTGATGGCAGCAGCCTTAGCCTGTCGGCGCATCGAGGATACCAAGAAGATCAAAGTTGTCCGCTCATCGGGCGCATCCGCTGGCGCTATCGCCGCAGCAATGTATGCGACCGGGTGCGACCTTGAGAAGGTCGTGCGGCACATCAAGGATCTGAAGGGCGAGGTTGAGTTGAAATTCCCGCCAGGCCGGCTACGGCAAGTGCCAGCATTCCTCAGGCTGGCGCGTGGCAAACCCGTGTATGACGAACAAGACGTCAGAGCCGTATTGCTGAAGATGTTTGCGTTCGGGGGCGTTGATGCGTCTCGCCCAGTGCGGGAGCTTATTAAGGGCGATTCGCAGCTTCGCATCCTGCGTTCTGACATTCATATCCATGCCACGTCCAACGTCACGGAAAAATCCGAAGCAGCCCTTGTCGACGCGCTCGTCGATTCTGCGGCGATCCCGTTTGTTTTTCGCACACCGAAGACGACGCAACACCCAGAATTGCTCGACGGCGGGTTGTTTCAGAACTTGCCTGGGCGCGTGGCGGCAGATGACTTGGCGCCGGACCAAGTTGTGCTTGCGTTCTCCTTCGAGAAGGTGATCTCAAAAAATATCGGCAAGCAATCCTTACTGGATTACGGGAAGGCCATCGTCAGCAGCCTGATTGACGAACGCGTCGAGGATGCAGTATTCGGCATCAAGGAGTCGAATGTAATTAGGCTCGCGCACAGACGCGAGACACTGGATTTTTCGAGCATATTCTCTGAAGATGCCGTTGACACCTTCGCGGACGAGGTCGTCGATATTGAAGGTAGGATCAAGCAATGGCTGCGGTCTCAGTTCGGATCGAACGGACCCGACTGGCACTCCAGTCACCCACAAGACGTAGCAGCTGTCGCTGCAGCGATGCGTCGCCAGGTCATGAGCTTTTTTGACGTCGTCAAGGTCAAGGCGTATCACGCCGACCACGTCAAGCACGAGATCACTTACGAACGGCTAAACTCGGAGGAACCAGACACCTGCAAGCTTGAAATACAGCTCAACGGCAACAGGAACACGGGACTCCAGTTTTTCCAATTTAATTACTATGGCGATTCAGACGCGTCCTGCCTTCGGCATGTCGATGTCAAAGTCTTTGATGGTGGTGGTAAGCCGCGTAACGTGATGCTTCTGCCCTTCCGCATCGAGGGCAAACGGGCCATTGCAGCGCTGGTCTGCCTCGACCGCCCTCTCGCCGCTATAGACACCATCAAGATCGTCAAGGTCGAGCAGATCTATCGCGGCTTGGCAAGATACGAACGGGATGGTTTAGTGTGGCAGACTCTCAGTCTTGCAGAGGGGCGAACTGCTGACGAATTGCACATCGTCACCCACTTCAGGAAGGCCGACTTTCCGTTACACTACGGTGATGCGATGCGCGACCGCAGTCGAGATGCTCCCGTCTTTGAAGAGACAACGGGTAATCAGTTACCAACAACAACAATCGTGGTCGACGAAAAACCAGGATGGAAAACTCTATCCTCAACCGTGGACTTGTCAGGATTGACAGCTAGCCGGAACTTTGCTAGTGTTATTTACTATAAAGACTAG
- a CDS encoding ImmA/IrrE family metallo-endopeptidase gives MDDLLKSCIAECRRRHQNPYAFIEYLDEFDVDVPASLAASEVVRLRLSASRKVLEDPCAYLDGDGGFSAASPDGVTGHQDAPMSSTLRSPSVDNTKRRYSDAKIEVAATALQRQLWRERDRLWDGAPPNNPLEVLDIRKALGLVGYELVFESGLGHDPRTHIEVAGLIDRDAKVVKASLQFPEISYQRFTLAHELGHAVLHPDGGGIHRDRPLDGIPRSREPGEWEADRFATFFLMPAKLLRECFHQCFGTDCFALTDDTAFALSRTTSDFVREKNPTRRHLARTLAAAETYNTRSFRSLANQFGVSVGAMAIRIEELDLLEP, from the coding sequence GTGGACGATCTGCTCAAGTCATGCATTGCCGAGTGTCGGCGGCGCCATCAAAACCCGTATGCGTTCATCGAATATTTAGACGAGTTCGATGTAGATGTGCCTGCGTCTCTCGCGGCATCTGAGGTCGTTCGCTTACGCCTTAGTGCTAGTCGCAAGGTGCTGGAAGATCCTTGCGCCTATTTGGATGGTGATGGGGGTTTTAGCGCTGCCAGCCCGGATGGTGTGACCGGGCATCAGGATGCTCCCATGTCGAGCACCCTGCGCTCTCCTTCTGTCGACAACACGAAGCGCCGTTACAGCGATGCGAAAATCGAAGTGGCTGCTACGGCGCTGCAGCGGCAGCTTTGGCGCGAGCGAGATCGTCTGTGGGACGGTGCGCCTCCGAACAACCCCCTGGAAGTCTTAGACATCCGAAAAGCGCTGGGTCTAGTGGGCTATGAACTTGTCTTTGAGAGCGGGTTAGGACATGACCCACGGACTCATATCGAGGTGGCTGGCCTGATTGATCGCGATGCGAAGGTGGTCAAGGCGTCGCTTCAATTTCCAGAGATCTCATACCAGCGGTTCACGTTGGCCCACGAACTGGGACACGCGGTCCTGCATCCGGACGGGGGTGGCATTCATCGTGATCGTCCGTTGGACGGGATCCCCCGATCTCGTGAGCCAGGGGAGTGGGAGGCTGACCGGTTTGCGACGTTCTTCCTTATGCCGGCGAAATTGCTGCGCGAGTGCTTCCATCAGTGCTTTGGCACGGATTGTTTCGCGTTGACCGACGACACGGCGTTTGCACTGTCCAGGACGACCAGTGATTTCGTGCGGGAAAAGAACCCCACCCGGCGGCATCTAGCCCGCACGCTTGCCGCAGCGGAGACCTACAACACACGTTCTTTCAGGTCGCTGGCTAACCAGTTCGGCGTTTCGGTGGGAGCGATGGCTATTCGGATCGAGGAGCTTGACTTACTTGAGCCGTAA
- a CDS encoding site-specific integrase translates to MRLAHHLLRHPSGTWHFRLTVPADLRVAFGLRIIKRSLGTRDPVKARAWAYALGARYAQLIAKARTGAGMGSEFEAYLKQLSHFELTQGPDGLSVKTNGTYEDNVAALAAMGYAVGVKGPGFPSGPFLKDLIAEGHTKLARRAQSNAPTLAEAIDIYAKVDGKNLKPDTWEQRKRACASFAKAIGGKKRVDEITRPQVSAWANQLQVQGLAKRYVANMVSHIAQIFEAQIRAGHIPVGQNAVKGVVVVKKAEKDALRDNGHAWEPFDVVALQRIFDPENLKRTRGIHVRWVALIGLYSGARVSEVAQIFLRDFVELDGVKCVRLTSDSDGQSLKTENSKRLVPLHPDLVKLGLWKRVEVLRKQGAERLFPDMRIDSKSGAGNAISKSFSYYLGALDIKPRRAAGIVGFHSLRKNVIQTLQGSTMPAERRRALVGHEPGEDVHENDYMRAWSARELSTFFPGLPWGKWLNFEGVRLLLQ, encoded by the coding sequence ATGCGCCTGGCTCATCATCTGCTTCGCCACCCGTCCGGAACGTGGCACTTCCGTCTGACCGTGCCCGCCGATTTGCGCGTGGCCTTCGGCCTGCGAATCATCAAACGCAGCTTGGGCACCCGTGACCCGGTCAAGGCTCGGGCTTGGGCCTACGCGCTCGGCGCGCGGTATGCTCAGCTCATCGCCAAAGCAAGGACGGGGGCTGGCATGGGCAGCGAGTTTGAAGCGTATTTGAAGCAGCTGAGCCACTTTGAACTGACCCAAGGCCCCGATGGGCTGTCGGTCAAGACCAACGGCACCTATGAAGACAACGTGGCCGCACTGGCAGCGATGGGCTACGCCGTGGGCGTCAAGGGCCCCGGTTTTCCATCGGGCCCTTTCCTCAAAGATCTGATCGCGGAGGGGCATACCAAGCTGGCCCGGCGCGCGCAGAGCAACGCGCCGACGTTGGCCGAAGCCATCGACATCTACGCCAAGGTGGACGGCAAGAACCTCAAACCCGACACGTGGGAGCAGCGCAAGCGGGCTTGTGCATCGTTTGCCAAGGCGATCGGCGGCAAGAAGCGGGTGGACGAAATCACCCGGCCTCAGGTGTCGGCTTGGGCGAACCAACTGCAAGTCCAGGGACTGGCAAAACGCTATGTGGCGAACATGGTGTCTCACATCGCCCAGATCTTCGAGGCGCAGATCCGCGCAGGTCACATTCCCGTTGGCCAGAACGCCGTCAAGGGCGTGGTGGTCGTCAAGAAAGCCGAGAAGGATGCGCTGCGCGACAACGGCCACGCGTGGGAACCGTTCGACGTCGTGGCGCTGCAACGCATCTTTGACCCAGAGAACCTGAAACGAACCCGAGGCATCCATGTGCGCTGGGTCGCCTTGATCGGCTTGTATAGCGGGGCACGGGTGTCGGAGGTGGCGCAGATCTTCCTGCGGGACTTTGTTGAGCTCGACGGGGTGAAGTGTGTGCGGCTCACCAGCGACAGCGACGGACAAAGCCTCAAAACAGAGAACAGTAAGCGTCTGGTGCCGCTGCATCCCGATCTGGTAAAGCTCGGGCTCTGGAAGCGAGTGGAAGTCTTGCGAAAGCAGGGCGCCGAACGGCTGTTTCCCGACATGCGCATCGACAGCAAGTCAGGAGCCGGCAATGCGATCTCGAAGAGCTTTTCCTATTACCTGGGCGCGCTGGACATCAAGCCGCGCCGCGCCGCGGGCATCGTGGGATTCCACAGCCTGCGCAAGAACGTCATTCAGACGCTTCAAGGTTCCACGATGCCGGCTGAGCGGCGACGTGCGCTGGTCGGGCATGAACCGGGAGAAGACGTCCACGAAAACGACTACATGCGCGCTTGGTCGGCGAGGGAGCTGTCCACGTTCTTCCCGGGGTTGCCGTGGGGGAAGTGGTTGAACTTCGAGGGGGTGCGCCTGCTGTTGCAGTAG
- a CDS encoding LrgA, with protein sequence MNTVAVPTGRWDKVEFYTSYFLLTVLVTVIGMRLSFDGVWQMPQVDLVLSTIALLLVVGSFWFGRHNRRLRLWVIAFASATQLVPMVIRQPVLLFPLIGALIPVAILVGCLVALSKKNHSAGPSAGS encoded by the coding sequence ATGAACACCGTGGCTGTGCCGACGGGTCGCTGGGACAAAGTCGAGTTCTACACCAGCTACTTCCTGCTCACCGTGCTGGTCACGGTGATCGGCATGCGCCTGAGCTTCGATGGCGTGTGGCAAATGCCACAAGTCGACCTGGTGTTGTCCACCATTGCATTGCTGCTGGTCGTCGGAAGCTTCTGGTTCGGTCGCCACAACCGCCGCCTGCGCCTGTGGGTCATCGCCTTCGCCAGTGCCACCCAACTAGTGCCGATGGTCATTCGCCAACCCGTGCTGTTGTTTCCCCTGATTGGCGCTTTGATTCCGGTGGCGATCCTGGTCGGTTGTCTCGTGGCGTTGTCAAAGAAGAACCACAGCGCTGGCCCATCGGCTGGTTCCTGA
- the serS gene encoding serine--tRNA ligase: MLDPTLLRSRLAETAARLAETRGYTLDVVAVEALEHSRKQLAMETQELQNLRNTRSKAIGQAKGKGENVAPLLAEVAGIGDKLKANEQALAEVQAKLADIALGIPNIPHESVPIGKDEHGNVETSRWGTPRTFDFAIKDHVELGERHGWLDGDAGAKLSGARFTVLRGQLARLHRAIGQFMIDLHTGEHGYLECNVPVIVNADSMQGTGQLPKFEEDLFATEVGETKRYLIPTAEVSLTNLVRDTIQEADALPLRMTAHSLCFRAEAGSYGRDTRGMIRQHQFEKVEMVHIARADQSHAQLEEMVGHAEAVLQKLGLPYRKMLLCSGDMGFTAVKTYDLEVWLPSQQTYREISSCSNCEDFQARRLQARVRNAETGKPELVHTLNGSGLAIGRTLIAVMENNQNADGSITVPEALRPYMGGLDRIA; this comes from the coding sequence ATGCTCGATCCCACCTTGCTGCGTTCGCGCCTCGCCGAAACCGCTGCACGCCTCGCCGAAACCCGTGGTTACACGCTGGACGTGGTCGCCGTCGAGGCGCTGGAGCACAGCCGCAAGCAGTTGGCGATGGAAACGCAGGAGCTGCAGAACCTGCGCAACACGCGTTCCAAGGCGATCGGCCAGGCCAAAGGCAAGGGCGAAAACGTGGCACCGCTGCTGGCCGAAGTCGCCGGCATCGGTGACAAGCTCAAGGCCAACGAACAGGCACTGGCCGAGGTACAGGCGAAGCTGGCCGACATCGCGCTGGGCATCCCGAACATTCCGCACGAATCCGTGCCGATCGGCAAGGACGAACACGGCAACGTCGAAACCAGCCGCTGGGGCACACCGCGCACGTTTGATTTCGCGATAAAGGATCACGTGGAACTGGGCGAGCGTCATGGCTGGCTCGATGGTGACGCCGGGGCCAAGCTGTCCGGCGCACGCTTCACCGTGCTGCGTGGCCAACTCGCGCGGCTGCATCGTGCGATCGGCCAGTTCATGATTGACCTGCACACTGGCGAGCACGGCTATCTCGAATGCAACGTGCCGGTGATCGTCAACGCCGACAGCATGCAGGGCACCGGCCAGCTGCCGAAGTTTGAAGAAGATCTGTTTGCTACCGAAGTCGGCGAAACCAAACGCTACCTGATTCCCACCGCCGAAGTGTCGCTGACCAACCTGGTGCGTGACACCATCCAGGAAGCGGATGCGTTGCCGCTGCGCATGACCGCACACAGCTTGTGCTTCCGCGCCGAAGCCGGCAGCTACGGCCGCGACACCCGCGGCATGATCCGCCAGCACCAGTTCGAAAAAGTCGAGATGGTGCACATCGCCCGCGCCGACCAGTCACACGCGCAACTCGAAGAAATGGTCGGTCACGCCGAAGCGGTACTGCAGAAGCTCGGCCTGCCATATCGCAAGATGCTGTTGTGCAGCGGCGACATGGGCTTCACCGCGGTGAAGACTTACGACCTTGAAGTGTGGCTGCCCAGCCAGCAGACCTACCGCGAAATCTCCAGCTGCTCCAATTGCGAAGACTTTCAGGCACGCCGCCTGCAGGCCCGCGTACGCAACGCAGAAACCGGCAAGCCCGAACTCGTGCACACCTTGAACGGCTCCGGCCTCGCCATCGGCCGCACCCTGATCGCGGTGATGGAAAACAACCAGAACGCCGACGGCTCCATCACCGTGCCCGAAGCACTGCGCCCCTACATGGGCGGGCTGGACCGCATCGCATGA